Proteins from a genomic interval of Methanoplanus endosymbiosus:
- a CDS encoding type II toxin-antitoxin system HicB family antitoxin, with the protein MQGCYAQGETYGEALINIEDAINHHLEDIIKSGQKIPKIDHISLNIMEISG; encoded by the coding sequence ATTCAGGGATGCTATGCTCAGGGCGAAACTTATGGGGAGGCACTCATAAATATCGAGGATGCCATAAATCATCATCTCGAAGATATCATAAAATCCGGTCAGAAAATTCCGAAAATAGATCATATCAGCCTGAACATTATGGAAATATCAGGATGA
- a CDS encoding TldD/PmbA family protein, with protein sequence MEEPRYYDIRHTAGTSTHIDIDNGVVESAGTSFFDTAILRVLGSHGWGIVTIDNYSAKSRKEKDEYISQALRHAMVTVEDVALGDARSGILPMPAMKEDPASVPLEEKCSLLSGIESQARKVDGIVSTRAGYSEGSGTVSFENSSGAEFSYAICRSGYSISAVAGRNGVMQAARESEHTISGLNLRHKEDMGAKAAERAVALLDASPAKGGKMNAVLDQQLAGVFAHEAIGHASEGDLVKEGISVIKGMIGECIGSPNLTVVDDPTLHEFGFMPVDSEGVLPVRSEIIKEGVLSAYLHNRQTLAVVGDGDAGHARGQAGEVPLVRMSNTFIESGDSSYDEIISECRNGILLKGSRGGQVDPGRGVFQFNAEYGYVIENGELSKMVRDVSLSGDILKTMHNIALCGNDKKMTPGYCGKGGQSVPVTDGSPHILLKDAVVGGCGE encoded by the coding sequence ATGGAAGAACCAAGATATTATGATATAAGGCATACTGCGGGCACTTCCACACATATTGATATCGACAATGGTGTGGTGGAGTCTGCGGGGACATCGTTTTTTGATACTGCAATTCTGCGTGTGCTTGGGAGTCACGGGTGGGGAATTGTAACTATTGACAATTACAGTGCAAAGAGCAGAAAGGAGAAGGACGAGTACATCAGCCAGGCACTCCGCCACGCAATGGTAACTGTGGAGGATGTAGCACTCGGCGATGCCAGATCCGGAATTCTGCCAATGCCCGCAATGAAGGAAGATCCGGCATCAGTCCCCTTAGAGGAGAAATGCTCCCTTCTCTCTGGCATAGAGTCACAGGCGAGAAAGGTGGATGGTATTGTAAGCACCCGTGCCGGATATTCCGAAGGGTCAGGCACTGTCTCTTTTGAAAACTCTTCCGGCGCTGAATTTTCATATGCAATCTGCCGGTCAGGATACTCCATATCAGCGGTTGCAGGACGAAACGGCGTTATGCAGGCTGCAAGGGAGAGTGAGCATACAATCTCCGGCTTAAATCTCCGGCATAAGGAGGATATGGGTGCAAAGGCGGCTGAGAGGGCAGTTGCACTTCTGGATGCCTCTCCGGCGAAGGGCGGCAAAATGAATGCTGTTCTTGACCAGCAGCTTGCAGGCGTATTTGCACATGAGGCAATCGGGCATGCCAGTGAGGGTGACCTTGTTAAAGAGGGCATCTCGGTTATTAAGGGAATGATCGGCGAGTGTATAGGCAGCCCGAATCTGACTGTTGTCGATGATCCTACTCTGCATGAATTCGGATTTATGCCGGTGGATTCAGAGGGTGTTCTTCCGGTGAGATCCGAAATCATCAAAGAGGGTGTTTTAAGTGCATATCTTCACAACCGGCAGACACTTGCCGTTGTCGGTGATGGTGATGCCGGACATGCAAGGGGGCAGGCAGGCGAGGTTCCGCTTGTCAGAATGAGCAATACATTCATAGAGAGCGGTGACTCCTCGTATGACGAGATAATTTCGGAGTGCAGAAACGGAATTCTTCTCAAAGGCTCACGCGGCGGCCAGGTAGACCCCGGAAGGGGGGTTTTCCAGTTCAATGCAGAATATGGCTACGTGATAGAGAACGGGGAATTATCAAAGATGGTCAGGGATGTCTCTCTTTCGGGTGATATCTTAAAGACTATGCATAATATTGCTCTCTGTGGCAATGATAAAAAGATGACTCCGGGATACTGTGGCAAAGGAGGTCAGAGCGTTCCGGTTACCGACGGTTCGCCTCATATTCTGCTCAAAGACGCTGTGGTAGGTGGTTGCGGTGAATGA
- a CDS encoding type II secretion system F family protein, with product MIIDRYVDRKISRNKDAYLTLHGDLVSSRSGITLHRFLYYAIIVSLCAGFALGVAGYLISSLIFIPGVQLQIYNVFNLPAPDFSFLGDIRLYVGILAFLVAFLFGTVFSYFVMLSYPGMQKRARATKINLTLHNAVSYLYAMRRGGAELLTVFKSISDNADIYGEVAVEFRQVVRDAEYFGLDIIAALRNLSLTTPSEKFKDFLEDLISVINSGGNVSTYLESRVRLYQDEARFEQKQFLSLLQMVAESYVTVFVAGPLFLIIIMVVMGMVGSSATLQLTGITYLLLPIGAIMFMLFLDMVSIKDEKVEKFEKATELKVFSDVGTISIPGGEEEKFKDLEKYERSRKIKGFLKDPLKWFEDGSERILYISVPLAVIYLIFLFLNTPHYTDAEIYYAVIDDHLIIALLIILLPYAVFVELWRKRVRSIEGSTPDFLDRLAGINRVGMTIAGAIGILVRANLGLISYEIRRIKRDIDWGASVNDALYRFEKRIKTATIARTVTLITKASEMSGDIGEVLNIASSDARMTETLKKERTGEMFIYTVIIYLAFFVFVFVVSVLNTNFLSIIENMAETGASGAEIASSGGAFSQTSTMAVDSFRRLMYHTCLIQALFSGLIAGQMGEGSVKAGIKHAVLLLLVALIIFNIFI from the coding sequence ATGATAATTGACAGATATGTTGACCGGAAAATTTCGCGGAACAAGGATGCCTATCTCACGCTGCACGGCGATCTGGTATCATCAAGAAGCGGGATCACTCTGCACCGTTTTCTCTATTATGCAATCATAGTGTCACTCTGTGCCGGATTTGCGCTTGGTGTTGCAGGATATCTGATATCTTCCCTTATCTTTATTCCGGGAGTTCAGCTTCAGATATACAATGTCTTTAATCTCCCCGCTCCTGATTTTTCTTTTCTGGGGGATATACGCCTTTATGTTGGAATTCTGGCATTTCTGGTTGCTTTTCTTTTCGGGACGGTTTTCTCATATTTTGTCATGCTGAGTTATCCCGGCATGCAGAAGAGGGCACGGGCCACCAAGATCAATCTCACACTGCATAATGCAGTATCATACCTCTATGCCATGAGAAGGGGTGGTGCAGAACTTCTCACTGTTTTTAAATCCATATCTGACAATGCTGACATTTATGGTGAGGTTGCAGTTGAATTCAGGCAGGTTGTAAGGGATGCCGAGTATTTCGGCCTTGATATTATTGCTGCCCTCAGAAATCTAAGCCTTACAACCCCATCCGAGAAATTTAAGGATTTCCTTGAGGATCTGATTTCGGTGATAAACAGCGGTGGGAATGTCTCCACTTATCTTGAAAGCCGCGTGCGTCTCTATCAGGATGAGGCAAGGTTTGAGCAGAAGCAGTTCTTATCACTGCTTCAGATGGTGGCTGAGAGTTATGTGACTGTTTTTGTGGCGGGCCCTCTCTTTCTGATAATTATTATGGTTGTGATGGGTATGGTCGGCAGCTCCGCCACCCTTCAGCTTACAGGAATCACCTATCTTCTGCTTCCGATAGGTGCGATAATGTTTATGCTCTTTCTGGATATGGTCAGCATAAAGGATGAGAAGGTTGAAAAATTTGAAAAAGCAACCGAGCTGAAGGTATTTTCTGATGTGGGGACCATCAGTATTCCCGGTGGTGAAGAGGAGAAATTTAAGGACCTTGAAAAATATGAACGTTCCAGGAAAATTAAGGGATTCTTAAAAGATCCTCTGAAATGGTTTGAAGACGGATCTGAGCGTATTCTTTATATATCTGTCCCGCTGGCAGTAATTTATCTGATTTTTTTATTCCTGAACACGCCGCATTATACAGATGCTGAGATCTATTATGCAGTTATTGACGATCATTTAATCATTGCACTTCTTATTATTCTTCTGCCCTATGCTGTATTTGTTGAGCTGTGGAGAAAGAGAGTGAGGAGCATTGAGGGGAGCACCCCTGATTTTCTTGACCGGCTTGCCGGAATTAACAGGGTAGGTATGACTATTGCCGGAGCAATCGGGATACTTGTCAGGGCCAACCTCGGCCTGATCTCATACGAGATTAGGAGAATCAAGAGGGATATCGACTGGGGCGCGAGTGTAAATGATGCCCTTTACAGGTTTGAGAAGAGGATAAAGACTGCAACCATTGCAAGAACGGTTACTCTTATCACGAAGGCCAGTGAGATGAGCGGGGACATTGGTGAGGTGTTAAATATTGCATCCAGTGATGCGAGAATGACAGAGACCCTTAAAAAAGAGAGGACCGGAGAGATGTTCATCTATACGGTCATCATTTATCTGGCATTCTTTGTCTTTGTCTTTGTAGTCTCTGTTCTGAATACAAATTTCCTCTCTATTATAGAAAATATGGCTGAAACCGGTGCATCAGGAGCGGAAATAGCTTCATCGGGTGGTGCTTTTTCACAGACATCCACAATGGCGGTTGATTCATTCAGGAGGCTTATGTATCACACATGCCTGATACAGGCGTTATTCTCCGGACTTATAGCTGGACAGATGGGTGAAGGTTCTGTTAAAGCCGGAATTAAGCATGCTGTCCTTCTTCTGCTTGTCGCGCTTATAATATTCAATATCTTCATCTGA
- a CDS encoding TldD/PmbA family protein, with product MNEDKIRGLSELIIKAGNKCADEVEIFLAGGSGVVTQLKGDLIGEAGGSESFGIGIRLIKDGKIGSSTTGNPERWQECLAAAEASAKLATGQKWEGLPSPVPLSDIDLDIFDSSLKPDISAASSLIEEMKEGASEFDVNIAGGGSSFGTGYSVIVNSEGVFYSREKSRVSVSLEAISGTSTGYEFDSACFNDRIDAKETGKQAAFLAAHSVDAEEIESGQYDVIFSPIAFSQILGSVLLPSFSGRNVHSNRSFLAGKMGEQVFDECLCIYDDPTDGQGSTLLDAEGVPTRRIDFVEEGVLKSFAYDLKTAYRYGEESTGSAKRGGAGGLPSIGMHNLHVDGKRSNVFDEKALYVQDVVGAHTANAITGDFSLELSNTSWMESGEYGSAVRSAMVSGNFFEMMKDIAGLSESSREIGSSKIPSVRFNGIQIIGK from the coding sequence GTGAATGAAGATAAAATAAGAGGCCTTTCTGAACTTATCATAAAGGCGGGGAATAAATGCGCTGATGAGGTTGAGATATTCTTAGCCGGAGGCAGTGGTGTTGTGACACAGCTTAAGGGCGATCTCATAGGTGAGGCCGGAGGATCTGAGTCATTCGGCATCGGCATCCGGCTGATTAAAGACGGAAAGATTGGCTCCTCTACAACAGGCAACCCTGAGAGATGGCAGGAATGCCTTGCTGCCGCTGAAGCGAGTGCAAAACTTGCGACAGGACAGAAGTGGGAGGGCCTTCCTTCTCCTGTACCTCTAAGCGATATAGATCTGGATATTTTTGACAGTTCGTTAAAGCCCGATATTTCAGCTGCTTCCTCCTTAATTGAGGAGATGAAAGAGGGTGCATCTGAATTTGATGTGAATATTGCAGGCGGAGGTTCATCTTTTGGTACCGGATACTCCGTAATCGTAAATTCGGAGGGTGTCTTTTATTCACGTGAGAAGAGCCGGGTTTCGGTCTCTCTTGAGGCAATCTCCGGGACATCCACCGGTTATGAATTTGACTCGGCCTGTTTTAATGACAGGATTGATGCAAAGGAGACCGGAAAGCAGGCTGCATTTCTTGCTGCACACTCAGTTGATGCAGAGGAGATTGAATCGGGGCAGTATGATGTAATCTTCTCACCTATAGCATTCAGTCAGATTCTGGGATCAGTTCTTCTGCCATCTTTTTCCGGCAGAAACGTCCATTCCAACCGGTCCTTCCTTGCCGGAAAAATGGGTGAGCAGGTCTTTGATGAATGCCTCTGCATATATGACGACCCTACGGACGGACAGGGGAGCACACTCCTTGATGCAGAGGGTGTCCCGACACGCAGAATTGATTTTGTGGAGGAAGGTGTCCTGAAATCCTTTGCATATGATTTAAAGACTGCATACAGGTACGGTGAGGAGTCCACCGGAAGTGCAAAGAGGGGCGGTGCCGGCGGACTGCCATCAATCGGGATGCATAATCTGCATGTTGACGGTAAGAGGAGCAATGTTTTTGATGAGAAGGCACTCTATGTTCAGGATGTCGTAGGTGCACACACTGCAAATGCAATTACCGGTGATTTCTCACTTGAACTGTCAAATACATCCTGGATGGAGTCCGGCGAGTATGGCAGTGCTGTACGGTCGGCTATGGTATCCGGAAATTTCTTTGAGATGATGAAGGATATTGCAGGACTGTCAGAGTCTTCAAGAGAGATTGGCTCATCTAAAATTCCATCGGTTAGGTTTAATGGCATACAGATAATAGGAAAGTAA
- a CDS encoding RAD55 family ATPase, with product MEEVTAERMPTGISSLDPVLDGGIPPGSVVLLSGTQGSGNREFVYSSVIFLGNMKKTGQNPKNAILPEEIAYITFTRLSSSILKEISLSFKKDLIEGIEESIKFIDLSEIYFESTIVPTGWYSDSTILERFQKRSTDDSLIGALAAKLNDLPSRSLIVIDAISDVATGFSTPTEWKEIVGFLRGLQRISKKWNSTIMILISEGILPEQKFMEVADCCDALVNFSWEESSGRKRQRIMFFEKFAGVMPHLEENDLVKFGVKISPEAGFEVSNIRVVI from the coding sequence ATGGAAGAGGTTACGGCAGAGAGAATGCCAACCGGAATTTCCTCGCTTGACCCGGTACTGGATGGTGGAATTCCTCCGGGATCAGTAGTTCTTCTTTCAGGCACCCAGGGGTCGGGGAACAGGGAATTTGTGTACAGTTCAGTCATATTCCTTGGAAATATGAAAAAGACAGGACAGAATCCAAAGAATGCCATACTCCCTGAAGAGATTGCCTATATAACATTCACAAGGCTTTCATCATCAATATTAAAGGAGATCAGTCTCTCATTCAAAAAAGACCTGATAGAAGGTATTGAGGAGAGTATAAAATTTATAGACCTCTCCGAAATATATTTTGAATCGACAATAGTGCCAACCGGATGGTACTCTGACTCAACCATACTTGAGAGATTTCAGAAGAGATCAACCGATGACAGCCTGATAGGAGCACTTGCGGCAAAACTGAATGATCTGCCAAGTAGAAGCCTAATAGTCATAGATGCAATATCTGACGTCGCAACAGGATTTTCAACCCCCACTGAATGGAAGGAGATTGTCGGATTTTTAAGAGGACTACAGAGAATTTCAAAGAAATGGAATTCTACAATTATGATCCTCATATCAGAAGGCATACTTCCGGAACAGAAATTCATGGAGGTTGCAGACTGCTGCGATGCACTTGTAAACTTCTCATGGGAAGAAAGTTCCGGCAGGAAACGCCAGAGAATTATGTTCTTTGAGAAGTTTGCCGGAGTTATGCCTCACCTTGAGGAGAACGACCTTGTAAAATTCGGGGTAAAAATATCACCTGAGGCAGGCTTTGAAGTCAGCAATATCAGGGTGGTTATATGA
- a CDS encoding type II/IV secretion system ATPase subunit → MAFKWFKKEKKNSEKKEEDIKLSDLLSRTSGKADVKEVSGSDPKNSEGITETPDYDLSESATEGEKTGNSPEGVGSPEMFEFENLSESAGYDAVEIPSSSPAPSDPVWPVITGKPVDSGKSSGTISGSDTEESVISTESPETSISPEIPESDAEEFSESSPEPVVEGDSDVSAAVPAAVLPAGSYPEMVPDPVSGASVSSVEPSVSPPSESSPEPVVEGDSDVSAPAADALPSDVTSPESLPDPVSVAAAEPSGIDDGSPSDNADAVPAGEPPESSSEIPSEEITPVIREENPAEAAVFIPGGKKTLSVPEIAPEDLGMEKDAVKGKKISFGGFFGRKKMSDHKKSLLSTQEGEKPAKKGLLSGIGVSKSEPVRFYNPETDEPLLDAKIPEGYEEIESYWIQEGMSKVIIAKNLVSGLNEYLLFEPWLTEFERELIERLYEDMRDVLILTDDDLLKERDVVLMEKKADLLKEYRVVLEDKALFKLQYYLIRNFLGWSKLEPLIKDPNIEDISCDGADIPIFLYHRRYHNVKTNLRFEEEMLYSLAITLAQRSGKHISVSQPMLDATMPDGSRLQLTLGKEVTSRGTSFTIRKFREVPFTPVELIELNTFSIDELVYFWLGIENNKSLLFVGGTASGKTTSLNAVSLFIPPIAKIVSIEDTREITLYHDNWIASVTRESVSESNASKIDMFDLLKAAMRQRPEYILVGEVRGMEAQTLFQAMNTGHTTFSTLHANNVDAAIHRLENPPLNVPRNMVQALDVVSIQSLIYRGQDRVRRSMEIVEIIGIDASTGSMRVNTVFEYDPITDQHNYKGRSQVYSHIMEVRGWSNQEMSEEVEKRIRILDAMHDQGMRDYISFTRVVQSYAINPGKVLENLADLKKALI, encoded by the coding sequence TTGGCATTTAAATGGTTTAAAAAGGAAAAAAAGAATTCTGAAAAGAAAGAGGAAGATATTAAGCTGAGTGACCTTTTAAGCCGGACTTCCGGCAAAGCAGATGTTAAAGAGGTATCCGGTTCTGACCCAAAAAATTCAGAAGGCATAACTGAGACACCGGATTATGACCTGTCTGAATCCGCAACTGAGGGTGAAAAGACCGGAAATTCTCCGGAAGGGGTGGGTAGTCCTGAAATGTTTGAATTTGAGAATCTCTCAGAATCTGCCGGTTATGATGCCGTTGAAATTCCATCCTCATCTCCTGCACCCTCCGATCCTGTGTGGCCTGTAATTACGGGTAAGCCTGTGGATTCCGGGAAATCTTCCGGAACAATTTCCGGTTCTGACACTGAAGAATCTGTTATATCTACGGAATCTCCGGAGACCTCCATCTCTCCGGAAATCCCGGAGTCTGATGCTGAGGAATTTTCTGAGTCTTCACCTGAACCGGTTGTGGAGGGTGATAGTGATGTTTCAGCTGCCGTTCCTGCTGCTGTTCTCCCTGCTGGCTCTTACCCTGAAATGGTCCCTGACCCTGTCTCCGGTGCTTCTGTTTCCTCTGTTGAGCCTTCCGTCTCTCCCCCTTCTGAGTCTTCACCTGAACCGGTTGTGGAGGGTGATAGTGATGTTTCAGCTCCTGCTGCTGATGCTCTTCCTTCTGATGTTACTTCTCCTGAAAGCCTGCCTGACCCTGTCTCTGTTGCCGCTGCTGAGCCTTCCGGAATTGATGATGGCAGTCCTTCCGACAATGCGGATGCAGTGCCTGCCGGAGAGCCTCCTGAATCTTCATCAGAAATCCCGTCAGAAGAGATTACTCCGGTTATAAGGGAGGAAAATCCTGCTGAAGCCGCTGTATTTATTCCGGGTGGCAAAAAAACCCTTTCAGTTCCTGAAATTGCACCGGAAGATTTGGGCATGGAAAAAGATGCCGTTAAAGGTAAGAAAATATCATTTGGGGGATTTTTCGGGAGAAAAAAGATGTCTGATCATAAAAAATCTCTTCTCAGTACCCAAGAAGGCGAAAAACCGGCAAAAAAAGGTTTATTATCAGGCATTGGAGTCTCAAAATCAGAGCCTGTAAGGTTTTACAATCCTGAAACCGATGAGCCTCTCCTTGATGCTAAAATTCCGGAAGGCTACGAAGAGATTGAGAGTTACTGGATACAGGAGGGAATGTCAAAGGTCATCATTGCAAAAAACCTCGTATCCGGCTTAAATGAATATCTTCTCTTTGAACCCTGGCTTACTGAGTTTGAGCGAGAACTTATAGAAAGGCTTTACGAGGATATGCGCGATGTCCTGATTCTGACAGATGACGATCTGTTAAAGGAGAGAGATGTTGTTCTGATGGAAAAGAAGGCAGATTTGCTGAAAGAGTACCGTGTTGTCCTTGAGGATAAAGCCCTCTTTAAACTCCAGTATTACCTGATCAGAAATTTCCTGGGGTGGTCAAAGCTTGAACCTCTGATAAAAGATCCAAACATTGAGGATATATCCTGTGACGGTGCAGATATTCCCATTTTTCTCTACCACAGGAGGTACCACAATGTAAAGACAAACCTGAGGTTTGAGGAGGAGATGCTCTACTCCCTTGCAATAACCCTGGCCCAGAGGTCCGGCAAGCACATCTCGGTATCTCAGCCCATGCTTGACGCGACAATGCCTGACGGCTCCAGGCTTCAGCTGACACTTGGAAAAGAGGTTACAAGCCGCGGGACATCTTTTACAATCAGAAAGTTCAGGGAGGTGCCTTTCACCCCGGTTGAACTGATTGAACTTAATACCTTCAGCATAGATGAACTGGTATATTTCTGGCTTGGAATTGAGAACAACAAAAGCCTTCTCTTTGTCGGGGGAACGGCAAGTGGTAAGACAACATCTCTCAATGCCGTATCCCTCTTCATTCCTCCGATTGCGAAGATTGTCAGCATTGAGGATACAAGGGAGATTACACTCTATCATGACAACTGGATTGCGAGCGTTACAAGAGAATCCGTAAGCGAGTCAAACGCTTCAAAGATTGATATGTTTGACCTCTTAAAGGCTGCAATGAGGCAGAGGCCTGAATACATCCTCGTTGGAGAGGTGAGGGGCATGGAGGCTCAGACCCTCTTTCAGGCGATGAACACCGGACATACGACCTTCTCGACACTTCACGCAAATAATGTCGATGCTGCCATACACAGGCTTGAGAATCCTCCTTTAAATGTTCCCCGTAATATGGTTCAGGCGCTCGATGTCGTGAGCATCCAGTCCCTCATCTACAGGGGGCAGGACAGGGTGAGGCGGTCAATGGAGATTGTTGAAATAATTGGAATTGACGCTTCAACCGGGAGCATGAGAGTCAATACTGTTTTTGAATATGATCCTATCACTGATCAGCACAATTACAAGGGGAGATCGCAGGTTTATTCTCATATAATGGAGGTGCGAGGATGGAGTAATCAGGAGATGTCTGAAGAGGTTGAAAAAAGGATCAGGATACTTGATGCAATGCATGACCAGGGTATGAGGGATTATATATCATTTACAAGGGTTGTGCAGTCCTATGCGATAAATCCGGGGAAGGTTCTTGAAAATCTTGCTGACCTGAAGAAGGCACTGATATGA
- a CDS encoding KaiC domain-containing protein, with protein sequence MNKERIFMGIPGLDEMMGGGMIKESICTIIGTYGTGKTTFALEFLYEGLKNDEPGVFISLEEDADIIYEKIDDRGYDIAPYKDKSFFILKLDPTDFNISINSIKNELPELIKSVNAKRVVIDPISLFEGLFDDEALRRKEMFRLFELLRKLECTYVMTTESEKGDFFSSKYGLVEYLADTVVILRYIRPSDLSEVHTAVEVVKMRRSNHSREIKPYEIMEDKVNVYSEAGIF encoded by the coding sequence ATGAATAAAGAGAGAATTTTTATGGGAATTCCGGGCCTTGATGAGATGATGGGCGGAGGGATGATAAAAGAGAGTATATGCACCATAATCGGGACATATGGTACAGGTAAGACAACCTTTGCCCTTGAATTTCTCTATGAAGGTCTGAAAAATGATGAACCGGGAGTCTTTATCAGTCTTGAGGAAGATGCCGATATAATATATGAAAAGATTGATGACCGGGGTTATGACATCGCACCATACAAGGACAAATCATTCTTCATTCTCAAGCTTGACCCGACTGATTTCAATATATCCATAAACAGCATAAAGAACGAACTCCCTGAACTAATAAAGAGTGTCAATGCAAAGCGGGTTGTAATTGATCCTATATCCCTCTTTGAAGGGCTTTTTGATGACGAAGCGCTCAGAAGAAAGGAGATGTTCAGGCTCTTTGAGTTACTCAGAAAACTGGAATGCACTTACGTTATGACAACGGAGTCTGAAAAAGGTGATTTCTTCTCAAGCAAATACGGCCTTGTTGAATATCTCGCCGACACTGTAGTAATTCTCAGATACATACGCCCCTCTGATCTCTCAGAAGTACATACAGCAGTTGAAGTGGTAAAGATGAGGCGCTCAAACCACTCAAGAGAGATCAAGCCTTACGAGATAATGGAAGACAAGGTCAATGTATATTCAGAGGCAGGGATATTCTGA
- a CDS encoding pro-sigmaK processing inhibitor BofA family protein, with product MIGTIITILIAVGIVFFIWYMLKNVTTLIINSIVGIITLIVVSQFGILGMETFKVTWASVIICAIGGLPGAILLILFNAVGIAV from the coding sequence ATGATTGGAACAATAATTACAATTCTGATTGCAGTCGGGATTGTATTCTTCATCTGGTATATGCTGAAGAATGTAACAACCCTGATAATCAACTCAATTGTGGGAATAATCACCCTGATAGTTGTGAGTCAGTTTGGAATCTTAGGCATGGAGACCTTTAAGGTAACATGGGCATCCGTTATAATCTGTGCAATAGGCGGACTTCCGGGTGCGATACTCTTAATCCTCTTCAATGCTGTTGGAATTGCTGTATAA